The Candidatus Binatia bacterium genomic interval CATCACCACCGACTTGACGCTGGTGCCATGCACGGAAGATTTCATGCGGCAGGTAGGTGGGTCGGCGTCGGTGCAGTACCTGGTGTTCAACGAATTCGAGCAACGGTTTTCGACCAGCAAGCCGGTGAATTGCTTCTCGGAGATCCAGCTTTGCAACATCGACACACCGCAGTGCCGGCGCTCGATTTTCAACGTGAACGTCGCGGGTACGCTGACCGGGCAGACGCGTATTAGCCCGAGCGGCAGTGGCCTCCTTGGAGTGGCGATCGAGAGTCACACTCCGTCATCGGGGCCTGCCCGAAGCGCAGCGTTCAACTTGCATTTCAGTGGATCAAGGGACAACGCAGACACGATCACGCTTTTCTAGCGAAGGGAAGGTTCTCGGATCGCATTGAGAAGGCGGGGTGCCGATTGGCACCCCGCCTTTTTTTGTTGGTGCAGGGTTATATGGCCGGCGTTATCCGGAGGGAATCGCCGGGTGAACCGCAATAAAGGTGCGGTCTTCAGTTGCTTTAGCCCGGCTGGCGGCGGATGGCAGTTTCCACAAAGTCGATGACAGTACTCTCTAGCGCCGTCTTGTTGAGGGCATTGATCTCCTGTATGCCCGTCGGGCTAGTGACGTTTACCTCGGTGAGATAGTCGCCGATGATGTCCAACCCGACGAAGTAAAGGCCATCCTCCCGCAGACGGGGCGACAGGGTGTGGGCAATGAGCCGGTCCCGGGCGGTGATGTCGGCCGGGATACAGGTGCCGCCGACGTGGATGTTACCTCGATGCTCGTCCTCGCGCGGTACCCGCAGTGTGGCCCCGATCGGATCGCCGTTCAGGAGCAGCAGGCGTTTGTCGCCCTGTCGAATCTCTGGCAGGTAGCGCTGGCCCATGATGGGGCGGCGCCCGTTATCCGTCGATATCTCAAGCAGAGCGTTCAGATTCCGGTCGTTACGGCGCAGGTGGAAGATGCCGGCGCCGCCGCATGCGTCGAGGGGCTTGATGATCATCTCGCCACCGAGTTCATCCATGAATGCCTTGAGCCGCGCCATCTCGCAGGTGACGATGCTCGGTGGGATGACCGTAGGAAAGTTGAGGGCGTAGAGTTTTTCGTTGGCCTCGCGCAGACCGCGCGGATCATTCAGGACGAAGGCTCCGGAGGCCCGCGCTAGGCTGAGAATATAGGTGGCAAAGATATAGAGGAGATCGACGGGAGGATCCTTGCGCATGAAAACGGCGTCGAACCAGGTGAGTGGCTCCGTGCGCTCCTCGAGCAGCTGATAGTGAGGGGTTGCGCGAGCGACGGTTGCCCGGCGGAAGCGGGCCTGCGGTACGCTGTTGGTTACGAACAGATCCGCGACGTTGCAGTAGTATACCGCGTGCCCGCGCGCCTGACTCTCCAGCATGAAGACGAACGTGGTGTCGTTGTCAGGCAGCACGCGCTCGATCGGATCCATTACAAACAAGAGGCGATGGGCCATGTGGGCGTATGCTACGAGTCAAATGCCGTTGCTGCAAGCAGGACCGAAGGCGGGGCGGTGGCTCAGTTAGCCCGACGCTGGAGCAAGGTTCATCGCTCGCTCCGGCTCAAATCGCCCCAGAGGAATTGGCAGAGGGTGACGGCGGCGAGCGCGGCGGTCTCGGCTCGGAGGACACGCGGGCCTAAGCTCAGGAGTTGGAAACCGGCGGCGGCTGCCCGTTCCGCTTCTGCCGTGCTGAACCCCCCTTCCGGGCCGATCACCATGAGCACCTCGTGCGCTCCCGGGTGCCGTTCCGCGCTGGCCACACTCCGCGCAGGATGTCCCTCCCAAAAAAGCAGGCGGAGCACTTCGCGGCGAGACAGGAGATCATCAAAGCAGATGGGTGCGCCAATGGGTGGTACCGTGCTGCGCTGGCACTGCTTGGCGGCACTGCGCGCAATGCGCTGCCAGCGTTCTTGCCGATCGACGGAAGGATGGCCGAGGCTGCGTTCGCTGGTGAAGACCAGCAATTCGCTCGCTCCCAACTCAGTGGCCTTTTCGACGACGAGATCCATCTTGTCGGCTTTGAGCGATGCTTGGGCGAGAACGAGGTGTAACGGCGACTCCCGTTCCGGCAGTTGGTTGGGACTTAGACTGATGACCGCATGGTGTCGATCAAGAGCCACCACAACCCCGTGCCGTTGGTGGCCGCGTCCGTCGCTCAGAATGAGATCACTCCCGATCCGTAGTCGCCGTACGCGTAGATGCCGCAGCTCCGGGCCGGCGAGAAGCGCCTGCGTGCCCGTCAGCGTCTCGGGACTGACCAAGAATCGTGGTGGCGTCACCGTTGCGCTCTCTGCTCCAATGCCAACGTCAGCCAGCCGGCCTCCTCGTAACGTTTGCTGATCTCGAAACCCAACGCCTCATAAGCGCGATGGACGCGATGCTCGTCGCTGGTGAACAGCCCAGAGCAGATCAAAAGGCCTGTTGGAGCGAGGAGCCTGGCGAAGCGGTCCGCCAATTCCTCCAGAAGGTTTGCGAACAAGTTTGCCGTGAGCAGGTCGAAGGCTCCCGGCACCGCATCTATTTCCGACGCGAAGTGAATCTGCTCTTCTACGCCGTTACGGGCTGCGTTTCCTGCGGCAATCACCACTGCCAGTGGATCGATGTCCACGGCCCACACCTCCGGCACTCGCAGTTTGGCCAGCGCAATGGCGAGGACACCCGAGCCGGTCCCGACGTCCAGCGCCCGTCGGATCGATCGCTGTTCTGTTGCCCAATCGAGCAAACTCAAGCAACCGCGGGTGCTGGCGTGCTGGCCGGTGCCGAACGCCATTCCAGGCTCGATCACGACAGCGACACGATTGGGTGGCGCTAGAGCGTCCCAGGGTGGACAAATATACAGGCGATTCCCGATGGCTTGGGGGTGAAAATGCAGCTTCCAATTCTGCGCCCAGTCTTCTTCGGCGATTTGCTGGACGCGAACGGTTGCGGCGTCGAGCGGAGAGCCGAGGTCGGCGCAGAAGCGGCGTAGGGATTCAAGCGGGGGCGCGGCCGCATAGTAGGCCATGAGGTACACTTTACCCTCACGCTCTTCGAGCTGAAGTCCCGGAGCGCCGCTTTCGGTCAGAAAGTTCGCGACCGCGTCGCTGTATTCCTGCGAGACCTCCACCCTGAGTTCGTACCACATCGCCGGCATGGCTCCCTATGACATACGGCGGGAGGCCTAAGCAATCTAACCAAGAGGCCACTGCGCCGCATCGGCTTGACCGCAAACAGGGCGTCCTCTATTCGTCGCTTATGGGACGAAGCTGGCTACGCATCGCGCATCGCGGCGCGTCGGGCAGTGCGCCGGAGCATACGCGCTGCGCCTTTGAGCGTGCGCTCGCTCTGGGCGTCGATATGATTGAACTCGATGTCCAGCTGAGCCGAGACCAGGAGTTGGTCGTCCTGCACGACCGTGAGTTGGAACGGACCACCACCGGGACCGGCCTGGTGCGCGACCATGATTTCCCCGACCTCATGACCTTGGATGCGGGGAGCTGGTTTGCGCCTGAGTTCGCTGGCGAGCGCGTGATGAGCCTGCGTGAAGTCGTGCTGCTCGTGGCTGATCGAGCCCGTCTGAATGTCGAGATCAAGGCACCGCCGCAGGACTGGCACGTTCTGGCGAAGGAGCTTACGACATTGCTGCGGCGCCAGGGACAGCTCCACAGAACGGTCATTTCCAGCTTCGAGCCCGGGGCGCTACAGGCGCTCCGCACCCAGGCGTCCGACGCCAGGCTGGGGCTGCTCTGGCAAGGCCCTGATTTCACCGAGGCGTGGCGCTGGTTGCGCGAGTTGCATGCGGCCTCAATCCACCCGCATTGGCTGCTGGTGAGAGAGGATTTCTTGTGCACAGCGCGTCAGCATGGTGTTCAAGTGCTCGTGTGGACCGTCAATGAGGTGGAAACCATGCGAGAATTGGTGCGGCGCGAGGTCGATGGCATTATCAGCGACTTCCCTGAGCGTTTTCGGCTCGTTGCTGGCCCGGCGCTGGAGGTCGGAACGGCTTGACTCTGGCATCAAAAGAACTAAAGTGACCGAGTTTGACGCCCCAGGTCACAGTATTCCGCATAATTTCGGTGGCGTGCGTCCATCCCATATGGGGAGGGGGGTGAGGGTTGCATGGCCGGGGTCCGAGTAAAGGACAACGAACCTATCGAAAGTGCAATTCGGCGTTTCAAGAAGCTGTGTGAGAAAGCTGGTATTTTGGCGGAGTTGCGGAAGCGCGAGCACTACGAAAAGCCCAGCGTCAGGCGGAAACGGAAGGCGCTGGCGGCGAAGAAGAGATTTTTGCGTCGGGTGGCACGCAGTGCATACTAGGGTGAAGCCAGCGTCGCCTGGGCCAGGTCGAACAGCAGCATGAACGGTGTTGACCTGGCCCTCGCTTTTCTGTTGATGCTCTGCGCCCTTCGCGGATATTGGCGTGGCTTTTTCCGGGAGAGTTTCGGATTGTTGGCGCTGGTCGGGGGAATTGCGGCGGCTATCAAATTCGCCTCGCTCGGCGCAGGCATGGCGCAGCACCACCTTCGGCTCCCGCCGCCGGTCGATGCCGGAGTAGCATTCGTTGCGATCTTTGTTGCCGTCCATACCGGCGTGAATTTCATCGGGGTGCTCCTGGATCGTCTGACCGCTGCCTTGTTCTTGCGGGGCATCAATCGGCTCGCCGGTGCAGCTCTCGGTGCCGGGAAGGGCGCGGCAGTCCTCGGCCTGATCCTGCTCTTCTTGCACTTGTTCCCTGTCGTTCCGGAACTTGACGGGCAGATCATGAGTTCTGCGATCGGCCGTCCGTTGGTGAACGCAGCCGGTAATGCGGTGCGCTACGGACTGCAGTCCACGGCGCAGCCGGATACATCGAGGAAGACGTAGGCGAGCGATGGCCGGCAAAATCCCCGACGAGACTCTCCGGACGATTCGAGAACGGGTGAGCATCGTTGAGGTGGTATCCGGGCATGTGAGCCTGAAGAAGGCCGGCCGCAACTATCTCGGCCTCTGCCCGTTTCACGCAGAGAAGA includes:
- the gshB gene encoding glutathione synthase, with amino-acid sequence MAHRLLFVMDPIERVLPDNDTTFVFMLESQARGHAVYYCNVADLFVTNSVPQARFRRATVARATPHYQLLEERTEPLTWFDAVFMRKDPPVDLLYIFATYILSLARASGAFVLNDPRGLREANEKLYALNFPTVIPPSIVTCEMARLKAFMDELGGEMIIKPLDACGGAGIFHLRRNDRNLNALLEISTDNGRRPIMGQRYLPEIRQGDKRLLLLNGDPIGATLRVPREDEHRGNIHVGGTCIPADITARDRLIAHTLSPRLREDGLYFVGLDIIGDYLTEVNVTSPTGIQEINALNKTALESTVIDFVETAIRRQPG
- a CDS encoding 16S rRNA (uracil(1498)-N(3))-methyltransferase, encoding MTPPRFLVSPETLTGTQALLAGPELRHLRVRRLRIGSDLILSDGRGHQRHGVVVALDRHHAVISLSPNQLPERESPLHLVLAQASLKADKMDLVVEKATELGASELLVFTSERSLGHPSVDRQERWQRIARSAAKQCQRSTVPPIGAPICFDDLLSRREVLRLLFWEGHPARSVASAERHPGAHEVLMVIGPEGGFSTAEAERAAAAGFQLLSLGPRVLRAETAALAAVTLCQFLWGDLSRSER
- the prmA gene encoding 50S ribosomal protein L11 methyltransferase, producing MWYELRVEVSQEYSDAVANFLTESGAPGLQLEEREGKVYLMAYYAAAPPLESLRRFCADLGSPLDAATVRVQQIAEEDWAQNWKLHFHPQAIGNRLYICPPWDALAPPNRVAVVIEPGMAFGTGQHASTRGCLSLLDWATEQRSIRRALDVGTGSGVLAIALAKLRVPEVWAVDIDPLAVVIAAGNAARNGVEEQIHFASEIDAVPGAFDLLTANLFANLLEELADRFARLLAPTGLLICSGLFTSDEHRVHRAYEALGFEISKRYEEAGWLTLALEQRAQR
- a CDS encoding glycerophosphodiester phosphodiesterase family protein → MGRSWLRIAHRGASGSAPEHTRCAFERALALGVDMIELDVQLSRDQELVVLHDRELERTTTGTGLVRDHDFPDLMTLDAGSWFAPEFAGERVMSLREVVLLVADRARLNVEIKAPPQDWHVLAKELTTLLRRQGQLHRTVISSFEPGALQALRTQASDARLGLLWQGPDFTEAWRWLRELHAASIHPHWLLVREDFLCTARQHGVQVLVWTVNEVETMRELVRREVDGIISDFPERFRLVAGPALEVGTA
- the rpsU gene encoding 30S ribosomal protein S21, which produces MAGVRVKDNEPIESAIRRFKKLCEKAGILAELRKREHYEKPSVRRKRKALAAKKRFLRRVARSAY
- a CDS encoding CvpA family protein, which produces MNGVDLALAFLLMLCALRGYWRGFFRESFGLLALVGGIAAAIKFASLGAGMAQHHLRLPPPVDAGVAFVAIFVAVHTGVNFIGVLLDRLTAALFLRGINRLAGAALGAGKGAAVLGLILLFLHLFPVVPELDGQIMSSAIGRPLVNAAGNAVRYGLQSTAQPDTSRKT